Proteins from a single region of Ischnura elegans chromosome 2, ioIscEleg1.1, whole genome shotgun sequence:
- the LOC124154031 gene encoding E3 ubiquitin-protein ligase MSL2 — translation MNATSLYVSTCRLVLQADTGDPSSWSDLYRLVPYLRQSLSCTVCGNLLIEPYTPTETNCQHHVCKACKGGKKKLKPSCSWCRNYGKYVENVQLRILLQCYKKLCEYITSTEIYRHLASVTTNGGTSSLVELIQEGAGFKDEYKSTAGLSKSAYSILPCVYTTTSTSTQTQVGVGTSPQSVDAPTIKTVSNGSSLYSIMYASNNKITIKRKASRDTIFYLDGTEAPPSPSPIAPPPQLTQTVTCVSQSVTPSVVRTLVGSGGVSGTLMTETNIVGSGAGFKKPKQKPMNNVNAKPKAKKKGCRCGNATAMPGKLTCCGQRCPCYVEAKACLECRCRGCRNPHRPGGHKVRPHIPELQSLQIHIPATDTNAEELVDTSRLNVNVEELNPRSGNRMLQTVLVASATGTSIGDSPPSSSSSPRQDLTQGDASLEEEDPEGLLDGEDDDDCDEGVVGTNSTPIPVDILGMHSDLVRAAANFRGARVVSGGVGGTSALQLQTVSSMVPATLLVGDERSPSDSGGCGASGDDSDVEVDI, via the exons ATGAACGCAACCAGTTTATATGTTTCTACATGCCGACTAGTTTTGCAAGCAGATACAGGAGATCCCTCATCATGGTCAGATTTATACCGATTGGTCCCGTATTTGCGGCAATCTCTTTCCTGTACAGTTTGCGGTAATTTGTTAATTGAGCCATATACGCCGACTGAGACAAATTGTCAGCATCATGTGTGCAAGGCGTGCAAAGGAGGAAAGAAAAAGCTCAAGCCGTCGTGTAGCTGGTGCCGTAATTATGGAAAGTATGTGGAAAATGTGCAATTACGAATACTACTTCAGTGTTACAAAAAATTGTGTGAGTACATTACCAGTACTGAAATATACAGACATCTAGCGTCAGTGACTACTAACGGTGGAACTTCGAGTTTAGTTGAACTTATTCAAGAAGGAGCTGGGTTTAAAGATGAATATAAGAGTACAGCAGGCCTTTCCAAATCTGCGTATAGCATTTTACCCTGTGTTTACACCACTACCAGTACCTCGACGCAGACTCAAGTGGGTGTTGGTACATCACCACAGAGTGTCGATGCGCCAACTATCAAAACAGTTTCTAATGGATCTTCTCTTTACTCTATTATGTAtgctagtaataataaaatcaCAATTAAAAGAAAAGCGTCCCGTGATACTATATTTTACCTCGATGGTACGGAAGCACCCCCATCACCATCACCAATTGCTCCCCCACCTCAGCTCACCCAAACCGTAACGTGTGTTTCTCAGTCTGTGACCCCTTCGGTTGTTCGTACCTTAGTCGGAAGCGGGGGAGTGAGTGGTACTCTTATGACAGAGACAAACATTGTAGGAAGTGGGGCGGGATTCAAGAAACCAAAGCAGAAACCTATGAACAATGTAAATGCTAAGCCGAAGGCTAAGAAAAAAGGTTGTCGCTGTGGAAATGCAACTGCAATGCCTGGCAAACTAACGTGTTGTGGCCAACGATGCCCTTGCTATGTGGAAGCGAAGGCTTGTTTGGAATGTCGCTGTCGAGGATGCCGCAATCCTCACCGTCCTGGAGGGCATAAAGTGAGACCACATATACCTGAGTTGCAGTCCTTGCAGATACATATCCCGGCCACGGATACCAATGCTGAGGAACTTGTGGACACTTCCAG gttgAATGTGAATGTGGAGGAGTTGAACCCGAGATCTGGGAACCGAATGTTGCAGACTGTTTTGGTTGCCTCTGCAACTGGCACTTCAATAGGTGACAGTCCACCATCCTCCTCTTCATCTCCACGACAAGACTTGACCCAGGGAGATGCCAGTTTGGAAGAGGAGGATCCTGAAGGGTTGTTGGATGGtgaggatgatgatgattgtGATGAGGGGGTGGTTGGCACAAACAGTACACCTATCCCTGTGGATATACTAGGAATGCACTCGGATCTAGTGCGTGCAGCTGCCAATTTCAGGGGTGCACGAGTGGTGAGTGGTGGTGTTGGAGGCACTAGTGCACTTCAATTACAGACAGTTTCCAGCATGGTGCCTGCAACTCTGTTGGTTGGCGATGAAAGATCACCCTCGGACTCTGGGGGTTGTGGTGCCTCTGGTGATGATAGTGATGTTGAAGTGGATATTTGA
- the LOC124154033 gene encoding GPI mannosyltransferase 1 — MKLVYNLILALFLRFLLVVYGEWQDNNFNVSYTDIDYHVFTDASRYMSSGESPYRRSTYRYPPILAALLLPNIWLHRCYGKVLFAVCDVIAGGLGVMLSGCSPPSKITLFLCLYNPLNAIISTRGSADSISSAMVISSVMAITRGYVVTAGIILALAAHLRVYPILFFLPMWLSLLKGDKNRGMLEEFRLSGKVWFKYIFTLVTDLKGCYFMTAFACALGILTSISYAVYGNEFLQESYLYHFSRVDIRHNFSVHFYMFLLGGNILPSLIVFLPQLLIIVMFGLKYGNREDLPFACFCQVYIFVVFNKVVTAQYFMWPLSIFPIIMPKLMQNQDLSANRIMHFSIFNKFVLGVAKWSLAVALWLYTAYCLEFLGHNTFFLIWICGLLLFGVHVCIIKQLIRCYDVNRIKGGIHIEKLN; from the coding sequence ATGAAACTAGTATATAATTTGATTTTGGCACTATTTCTGCGTTTTCTTTTAGTGGTTTATGGAGAGTGGCAGGATAACAACTTTAATGTATCGTACACGGATATAGACTACCATGTGTTCACTGATGCTTCACGTTACATGTCATCGGGTGAATCACCCTACAGACGCTCAACATATCGCTATCCACCCATTCTTGCTGCCCTATTATTGCCCAACATTTGGTTGCATAGGTGTTATGGTAAAGTGCTATTTGCTGTATGTGATGTCATTGCTGGTGGGTTGGGTGTTATGCTTTCAGGATGTTCTCCACCCTCCAAAATCACTCTCTTCTTATGCCTTTACAATCCATTGAATGCCATAATATCTACCCGTGGTAGCGCTGATTCTATATCATCAGCAATGGTTATATCATCGGTAATGGCTATTACTAGAGGGTATGTTGTCACAGCAGGCATAATTCTGGCCTTGGCAGCTCATCTACGTGTTTAtcccattcttttttttctcccaatGTGGTTGTCACTCTTGAAAGGAGACAAAAACAGAGGAATGTTGGAAGAATTTCGGCTAAGTGGAAAAGTTtggttcaaatatattttcactctgGTCACAGATCTCAAGGGCTGTTATTTTATGACTGCATTTGCATGTGCTCTTGGAATTCTCACCAGTATTTCATATGCAGTCTATGGCAATGAATTTCTGCAAGAGAGTTACCTTTACCATTTTTCTCGAGTGGACATACGACACAACTTTTCTGTCCATTTCTACATGTTCTTATTAGGTGGTAACATCCTTCCATCATTAATTGTCTTTTTACCCCAGCTGTTGATCATAGTAATGTTTGGATTGAAGTATGGCAACAGAGAGGATCTCCCATTTGCTTGTTTTTGCCAAGTatacatttttgttgtttttaacaaAGTAGTGACGGCACAGTATTTCATGTGGCCCCTTTCGATTTTCCCAATCATCATGCCCAAGCTCATGCAGAATCAAGATTTGAGTGCCAATCGCATCATGcacttttcaattttcaataaatttgttcTGGGTGTAGCTAAATGGTCATTAGCTGTGGCACTCTGGCTTTATACTGCTTATTGTCTGGAGTTTTTAGGACACAACACTTTCTTTCTCATATGGATATGTGGTTTATTACTTTTTGGAGTTCATGTTTGCATTATAAAGCAGCTAATCCGGTGTTATGATGTCAACAGAATAAAAGGAGGAATTCATATTGAAAAGCTGAattag